From the genome of Solanum stenotomum isolate F172 chromosome 5, ASM1918654v1, whole genome shotgun sequence:
AGATACAGGCTATTGCAAAAGTGTTTAATTTCCATGTCAAAACTTTTTCAAGTCGGATGGAACcgctctatttattttttaacccaACTCTATATAcgtgaaaaaaaatggaaaacaaaaaagatataTTTGTAATACATTACATTAGTTAATTTGAATTCTAGTTTCTCTAATTAAATCCTGATGCAACTTAAGTATCATGTTTTTGATTTTAGTTAATGTGGCTTTACTTAAGGTTATGGGCGCAAGTCTTGGAAACAGTCTCTGCCCAGAAATGTAAGGTAAGACTGCGTACAATAGACCTTTGTGGTTGCGAGATGTCTGTAGTGCACCGGGCTGCCCTTTGTGGCTTTACTTAAGGAAACTGAAAGCCAGCACCAGCAACACCTTGTCCCTGACCAATTTGTGGGTTACCAATAGCTATCCATAGCAAGGAGAGTGTTATTGCAATGAGTCCTGACCAGACGAAGACGATGGTGGGTGTTTTTCTCCTTCTACCCATGAGTCCCTTAGCGAAAGGATACAAATGAGCTAACACCCAGAACGCGAAGAATGCACCACCAATGAATCTTCCCCATTGGGGTACAACGGCAAATACTGCCCTAGAGAATGCAACTACAATTGCAATTATGTTAACCATACCGATGACTATAGGTGGTATCATCAATGATGTCCATTTAACCATGTACAATTCAGCATAGGCGTCATCTTCCTCTTCTCCAGCAGATTTTGAAGTGAGGGTAAAAGATATTTCAATCCCTGCGATAACTTTAAGGAGACCTTGTATAACAGCAGCAAGATGGGCACTAGTACCCGAAATGAGCCAAAATTGTTCATTCCTCCACCAATCCTCTAGAGCAACGCCGGACCATTTTACTTCCAAGATGGCTAAACCGATGAGACAGAGTGATATGGTTAATAGAAATACAAGGAACACGACGTTGACATTTTGGACGATGAATTGACCAGATATGAGGGAGAGTGCAGGGAGAAAACAGTAGATGATGAGGAAAAATGAAGTGAAAGGATAAATTCCGACATTAAGGTAAGCAAGACGTTGGAGGACATTGAGTTTTCGGGATGCAAGGAAGGCATTGTTCCCTGAGAAAAAGATTTCAACAGAGCCAGTAGCCCAACGGAGCACTTGATGTAGCCTATCTGTTAGATTTATAGGAGCTGATCCACGGAACGCGTCACGTTTGGTGATGCAATAAATAGAACGCCATCCACGATTATGCATCCGGTATCCAGTAACCACATCTTCTGTCACCGAACCATAAATCCATCCAACTCGATCACCCCACTCTGTCTTGTCTTCATACCTAATAAATTGAGTTAATTTAGTAATGCTACATTGCTCAATTAACTAAAATGTGAATGTATAAGATCAATATGAAATTCAGTTACTTACCAACAAGATATGACAGAGACTGCTTCCGCGACAGTGGTGGCATCGAGTGGTTCCTTTGGGGCTCTAAGAGCACCAGGAGGTCTTCCATACTTGACAGCAGGGTGATCCGCGATAGGGCGGCCTTGGAACTCAGCAATTGGAATAGACTCAGATAACATTGTGGAGTTTCCAAAACGCTTAGGTAGTAGATTCACATCTAAGTCAGGATCAAAATCTGTGGCTTTCAATGCTTGAGCCTCTGCACCTTTTTGTGGAGTCTTATCAGGATTTGCTGGTTCAAATCCGTAAAGTGCAAACCGTCTAAACATGCAACCCGTCCCAACATACATAGGACCCTATATATGAACGATCGAGAGAGTTTATAATGTTTTTCGATCTATGAAATGAACGAGAAATTTGAAGAGAGTGATTATTATTACCTGGAGGCCATCAAGTGCACGCATATTTCCATCGAAAAACACAGTATTGTGATTGGCATAACGATCTGAGGGATCGATTCCTTCAAATCGTTGAGGGAATTGAATATAACATATGTCTTCTCCACCTCTATCCATCATGAAACACATTCCTTCACGAATAGCTAAGCAGTTGTATACATAGTGATCACAATCAAGGTTGAGTATGAATGCACCATTAGACAATATAGCAGAAGCTCGCACTAAGGCATTCATGGCACCTGcttttttattatgatcataCCCACGTCTCTTCTCACGTGACACATATACAAACATTGGAAGTCTTATGTCCACGTCCGAAAAATCCAATAGCTTATCTTGATCACCCACTCCCATTAGTGGATCACTACTTGGGGGTTTCAACATTACCTGTAAATTACAATTTCATGTATGTATGTCAATATTTGTAATTAGAAATTAACAATTATGTACTATTTGCTTGAGAAATTAGTAACCTGAAGGATCCCGGGATGATCACCCTTTCCATGATCCCTGCTCGGGACAGCCCAAGATCCAGGCCAGTGAGTTCCATCAGCCATCCAAGTAGCCTTTTGCACTTTGATTGCCTCTGCAGGATCAGTCCCATTCTCTTTCATGTGCTTTAACATCTTCATTTCCTCACGAGCATTAAACGCGTCTGATCTCCTTCTTATTGAATCTTGAAGACCATTTATCCTGACCTTAAATTCATCATATTCTCTTTTAACCCTTCGTCTATCTTTGACGAAATCAATTCTCTTCTTGTTCTTTGTAGGGTCTCCCTTTAGGAGAAAATACGCTTCAGGATTCCTCGGCTCAATAGCATGTTTCCTACAGAATGGTACCCACAAAtcagcaaaactagcagcttcTGCCATTGCCTCGAATGTTAGAAGGGCACCGCCATCATCTGAAATGTAGCAGGCTAGCTTATCCACAGGATAGTCAGCTGCTAAAATGGATAGAATGGTGTTGGCTGTGACAAGGGGCGGCTCTTTCTCTGGATCAGCCGTTGACACAAACATATCAACTCCTGGAAGATCTGACCTACCCGTAGGATTAGATGGTGATGGCATTTCAAATTTCTCGCGTAGTACCAGTAGGTCAGTTGACCGATTAACTGGCGATATCTTGGGCATTTGATCAAGGATCCATGAAAATGCAAACCATACTTCACATATAATTGACATGAACCATAACCACATTGCATCCGGATTTGGATGTCGTATTCTCCATGTCAAGAAGAACCCCAGAACAATAAGTCGAATAACAATTAGCAACCTGTACATACATTTCCATTAATTAAAAACAGAACGAACCGATGTACAATTGAGTTTGCATACACTAAATTAAAAGTACAAACCTATAAGGGCTAATGATGCTATGCGGAATTGGCAACTTCCTACTGAGGGGTTTCCAAGGTATATCAGCAGATGTATCTAACATGGTCTTATTCATACCTCCATCGCCATCATCTCCATCCCTTTCATCAGGCCAATAAGCGTTTCCATATCCATACGTGCCTTGTGTCTCGAAGAGCCATTTGTTGTGATCGAACTCTCCATTTTGATTTCTCCTCATCATACCTTTCGAACCATCTGGTGCCGGTAATGACAATGCTCCATTAGAAAAATTTGGGATCTCATCATCAAGATCCCCGACTTTGTATGCTTCTTTGCAACCTGGGCATAGACCTGTGTCTTTTTGTGCGTCCATGTAGCAATCTCTACATATTTTGAACCTAAACACAAAACAAACACATCAACTTCGGGGATTCTCAGTAGCTCAGTTTGTTGACTACCTGAACTTTCATcttatcatcatcatatattattaaaagtcgGAAGCTCCAAAGTGCAAAAGTTAAATTAACCAAGGAAAAAGCTGTTCTTGCAAACTATAAATTAAGACAATGGACAATATCAGATAAATCATAAGAAACAGTAGTGTTCAATTGTTGATTTTCAaagtttcttcttttatttgattcCTTCTTCATCTATGCATTACCACAACCTCAGATTTGATGGCATTCATAATTCCAGGACGAGATATAATCATATATATGTGATAATTAAGTTCGATGATTCATTATATTTGTTTGGTAAGAATCTTATTCTTTACAACAAATTTTTCATGTTGCACAATATCAATGTCTgaacttataaaatatgttgATTGTGAGGAAGATGTGATGAACGCACGTTCCCAGAGACtagtaaacaaaaataaattacctGCATTCACATGGGATTACATCATTTCCCCTTTCATCTTTCATGATCTTTCCATCACAAGCAGGCATGGAACATGATGATCCTTTTGATCCAGCCATTTGAGGATGATTAACTTCAGATTCAATCACCTTATCCATAAGATGAGCACGAGTAACACTGTTAAATCCCCCTGTAAACAACGAATTCGAAACATATTGCTCCTCTGCTTTGGCAGCAACAGACGTATCCATCGGCTGATTATCAGGCGTAGGCGGAATTTGAACAGTATAATTCATGTAATCTCCTGATAACTCTCCAGACATATCAAGATCTTCTCTAGACAAGCTAACATATCGTCCACTAGACGTTCTTCGTGCAAATTTCACTGTTTGTCCACTAGAACTTCCTGTTTTACCACCAGCACCCTGAGAGCCTCCTGGATTTGTTCCTCCAGGAGTACGCGTTGTCTTCTTTGATGGTGCACCCGTCAAGCTTgccatttttatatttttttctagttttctCAAAACATAACCTTATAAACTACGTAAAACTAGCTAATTTATTTTCGCGAAAAATGTACGTATGTACGTGACAATGAATTGGGTGGTCTTCTTCTCAATCATGACAACAGATGTTTCCTTTCTTcatcataaattttttattttttttggaatcaCTCTTGATCTTGATCAATGTTGTAGTAGATGACCAccctcaatttttattttttttatttagagtactaaaaaagaaagaaaagaaaagttgacattgaattaattcaattcACTTAACTAaagtacaatattttttttattttttactagtTCTCCGATTACTACGGAGAACCAACGAGAGACACACCAAGCAAAGAAAAACTTGTGAGGAATAATTTATGGGGGAGGATGTGAGGGTGTTTGGTTGGATGGATGGGAGAGAGTTGTGCGGGGAAGAGAAAAGACGTAGAAAATTGGGCTTCCTAGATCGAAACGAGAGAGTATAGATATAAAGAGACCTTCATTTTCAAGCTAGAGTGAAGATAAAAAACAAGAATAGATCTTTCAAATATTCAAACTCTAATGTCAAAATGACACGAAGACAAAATTCATTGATTCAACGCGGCTTTATTTTTTCTAGTAAAACCATTATTTTGTGGAAAgtatgaatataaaaaaaagaaaaaaaataaagatactACATGATACGAAGAAATTCCTCAAGCTATTCTTAACATGTTTCACATCTattaatcttttaaaatttgagattttaatGAGTTTCTGAAttttagagaaaagggaaaTGAAATACTTACTAAATTTAAGTACTTTGTGTGTTTGTATTTTGGGtttctttttaacttttatgtGTTTGGTATAAAGGacaatatttttagaaaaaaaatatttttttaataagaaattgTCTCACTATACCACATTTTCTAAAGTTTCAGTACTTATATTATTACAAATGTTACTATATTATAGAAGAGTCTAGGAATGACTATCAATGGTCCAATAAGATCACTACTAatgtccaatatatttataaaatataagtgGGCTCtaccaccttccacttaaatactacatattatatattattaattactatactataaatcacaactaatatccaatatatttatcaaactatatgggtgggccccaccaccttccacttaaatactacatattatatattaattattatactataaatgacttaaatactccatattatccattagaataattaacaattatttgacactttaaattctatcaatgccatataaattaggataaaaaacctaacatataatatttaaatatatttaaaaataatataagtaatactatacattacaataattaacaacttaattatttaaaacttatataaaaaatttaattgactctctaaattctattggtaccacataaaatggattatataataaacatatattgtttgaaattgacgaaaaagaaacaataaattacaataattaataaaaaaaaatagtccactccaaaaaatctatcaattaacaacacattgtttgaaattgacaaaaaagaaactataaattacaataattaacaaaataaatctctcgactccaacaaatctatcaattaatgccacataaattgggacatggcaaataacatatattattaaaaaattaggttcaaaatgtactataaaatacaataattaacaacttaatatattaaagagacatataaaaaatggttaatatttgaaattctgcgtgtgccacataaattagaacaaacagagtaataaatattatttcaaaattatgttaaaaaaaagtactacaaatcacaatagctaacaatttaaaatatttttaaaatcatttaaaaatttcaataacttctcaaattccataatatgacataaattaaaataaaaaaaatatatatattgggccccttgctggcacggggtcctatatctagtagTATAAATAAAACATAAGTGAAGAACTAAtatcattttttccttttaatgaaaagtattttttgggGTTTGATTATTAGAATATCTTCCTCAAAACcaaatattattatcattacTCTAAAATGGTATAGTAAAATTTATATGAGGTTAAGATCATGCGTTCTAATATAATTTCACTAAATTTATATGAGGTCAAGAACTTACATTTTAATCTAacttttttttagatttatttataactagcgattgaatattaaattaaagcattttaaaaaaagattttttcttttgaaatgggGGATTTCTTGGTTTAATTTGCTGCCATTTGGATCGTGCATCAAGGGCTTCGTCTTTATATAATGGATCAAGTTCAGAAATGATCTTAACATGGTCTGgtcttttgatattttatccCCCATCAGAAAAGTTTAACAAAAATGCTCTTCATAAGGGTGGTGTTGATTATTTTAACCCTGCttaataatcatatattttttttaaaaaaataattggtaCTTCAGAAAATTCTAACTTTTGCCCATAAAACATACGTTCAGAGTATTTTCTGCACAAGTCCTAACTTATATCCATAatgtaaatatttaaaatgtttcTAGACAACAAACTTGTACAATTGACTAGAAGTTGTGCTAGgcaaaacttaaaattttggtaTGTTGTCTAAGGCGTACATAaatttgtttggtttgatttttcactgataaataattaaatcgATTATGTAGgcttattaaatttataaaccaaatcaaatcaatataaagttattttaaaaaaaaacattttcttataattattagtGTGCTATCTCGGTTGTGCTACCGAAAGctttggaaaagtcataatAGAAGAGCACTCATCTTGAGGTGGGCTTACTACTTAGATGCTTTCAACAGTTATTTGCTCCGCATTTGACTATACCGTGGGCACGATAACTGATACACTAGAGATGCGTCATTCGCAGTGCTCTCGTACTAGGAAAAGATCCTTTCAATGCTCTAATGCCCACACCAAATATGGACCAAAATGTCTATGACGTTCTAAATCCATATTTCAAGATATTGAACTTATTAAACCTATGTTGCTCGacgaactcttcaaaaatatcaatgAGTGCGTGTCGAATCCTTCAAAAATAGTCTATTTTTGAAGGATTCAATACAAATGCggcaacatttttgaagagtccgagcaacttataTTCAACTAACCTCAAATTTTACCAtttagtaaaatttaaaatttagaataaacGCACATGTCCTACGTGACATCGGAACACTAATAAGTCTCACGACACCACGCTAAATTCCTCTTTCAAAACAGAGCATTTAAGCCACGAACAGAGAGGTTTCTCATCTCTCTCTCGTATCATTATGAATAGCTGGTGCCAATGTGCACGATTGTCGGCGTATCCTCTTGATACAGGGATTCACGGCCCGCGACATCTACCGGAAATCGTATTCAGTTCAGTAGCGTCCAGGACTTGGTCTAAATGTGGTGGAAATCTGAGAATTAGCATGAGAGACAGGAGCAAAAATCGAAAACCCTTGCAGAAGGGGAGAAACCTCAGTATTGAAGCTATTCAAGCTGTTCAGGCACTGAAGCGGGTGGCTAGCAAAAACGATGACTCCGCGGTGGAACAGGTGTTTAATAGTAAGGTCAGGCGTTTGATTAAGAATGATATGATAGCCGTTCTTCGTGAACTTCTCCGCCAGAATCAATGCCTCTTAGCTCTTAAGGTTAGCGCCACTCATATTCTAGTTTATTCTCTTGTTTAGTTGTTCAATTCGCAAATCCTTTATATCTAGTTTCTAGTTTTAGGATGCTGTCATTGTGAATCCTCGTCTTGGAATTTGAATGTCATTTAGTTAGTCTCCCAactgaaagaagaaaaaaacagaaaaaagcCCCAATTCTTACACCCTCAGTATTAATCACTTACCTCCTTCAACATGCAAGGGCATAAGGTATGGACTATTGTGACAGAAGTGTTAAAATGGTAAAATGAGTGTTCCAAAAACTAAGCAAGCAATTAGGGGTATGTTTAAAAAAAGTTCCAAAGAGGAAGTTCAAGCTTTATTCGAGAGCAGGTGGGTGGAGACCTAATAAAATTCTACTCTGAAGAGTCGTTGCAGCTTAAGGCAGAAAGGTAAGATGGAAGCAATTGGAGTTTCCAGTCAGTTATGAGGATAATTTTGGAGAGGGAAATTGTAGGAAGATGTTTGACTATACTCAAATGTGTTGAAATCGCATAGCGGTTGTGGGAGGGAACACAATGAagctaaattttttgaattggaACGGTTGGGACCTGTGCCTAAATGATTCCAGGAAGTATTATATCTTTTCAAGATGCTTGCCCAGAAATGGAAGGCAGCGGAGTAGGGATTGTTCTTTTAGGACACTAAAGTCTAGTTAATGGATCCGGGTTAGTAGATTTATCGATTTTGGCAAAATATGAGATgtgaaacaagaagaaaaaagagaacttTATATTGGTTGAT
Proteins encoded in this window:
- the LOC125865686 gene encoding cellulose synthase-like protein D4, whose translation is MASLTGAPSKKTTRTPGGTNPGGSQGAGGKTGSSSGQTVKFARRTSSGRYVSLSREDLDMSGELSGDYMNYTVQIPPTPDNQPMDTSVAAKAEEQYVSNSLFTGGFNSVTRAHLMDKVIESEVNHPQMAGSKGSSCSMPACDGKIMKDERGNDVIPCECRFKICRDCYMDAQKDTGLCPGCKEAYKVGDLDDEIPNFSNGALSLPAPDGSKGMMRRNQNGEFDHNKWLFETQGTYGYGNAYWPDERDGDDGDGGMNKTMLDTSADIPWKPLSRKLPIPHSIISPYRLLIVIRLIVLGFFLTWRIRHPNPDAMWLWFMSIICEVWFAFSWILDQMPKISPVNRSTDLLVLREKFEMPSPSNPTGRSDLPGVDMFVSTADPEKEPPLVTANTILSILAADYPVDKLACYISDDGGALLTFEAMAEAASFADLWVPFCRKHAIEPRNPEAYFLLKGDPTKNKKRIDFVKDRRRVKREYDEFKVRINGLQDSIRRRSDAFNAREEMKMLKHMKENGTDPAEAIKVQKATWMADGTHWPGSWAVPSRDHGKGDHPGILQVMLKPPSSDPLMGVGDQDKLLDFSDVDIRLPMFVYVSREKRRGYDHNKKAGAMNALVRASAILSNGAFILNLDCDHYVYNCLAIREGMCFMMDRGGEDICYIQFPQRFEGIDPSDRYANHNTVFFDGNMRALDGLQGPMYVGTGCMFRRFALYGFEPANPDKTPQKGAEAQALKATDFDPDLDVNLLPKRFGNSTMLSESIPIAEFQGRPIADHPAVKYGRPPGALRAPKEPLDATTVAEAVSVISCWYEDKTEWGDRVGWIYGSVTEDVVTGYRMHNRGWRSIYCITKRDAFRGSAPINLTDRLHQVLRWATGSVEIFFSGNNAFLASRKLNVLQRLAYLNVGIYPFTSFFLIIYCFLPALSLISGQFIVQNVNVVFLVFLLTISLCLIGLAILEVKWSGVALEDWWRNEQFWLISGTSAHLAAVIQGLLKVIAGIEISFTLTSKSAGEEEDDAYAELYMVKWTSLMIPPIVIGMVNIIAIVVAFSRAVFAVVPQWGRFIGGAFFAFWVLAHLYPFAKGLMGRRRKTPTIVFVWSGLIAITLSLLWIAIGNPQIGQGQGVAGAGFQFP
- the LOC125866191 gene encoding uncharacterized protein LOC125866191 isoform X2, whose amino-acid sequence is MNSWCQCARLSAYPLDTGIHGPRHLPEIVFSSVASRTWSKCGGNLRISMRDRSKNRKPLQKGRNLSIEAIQAVQALKRVASKNDDSAVEQVFNSKVRRLIKNDMIAVLRELLRQNQCLLALKASLCGLMTSGALQRGVERRFSRKFRRRYPIGRSSNCMLKLCPVWEATDCLKISAVLSWH